The Synechococcus sp. WH 8101 sequence GGCGCGAGCAGGGGGTGGAGATGGTGCTGGAGGCCAGCGGCAAGATCAAGACCCCGGAGGCTCTCCAGCCCTATGTCGATGCCATCGGTCTGAAGCGGGTGGTGGTGGCCTGTCCGGTGAAGGGGGTCGTGGCCGGCGCTGAAGCGCTGAACATCGTGTTTGGCATCAATCACCACCTTTATGACCCGGCCCGCCATCGTCTGGTCACGGCCGCTTCCTGCACCACCAACTGCCTGGCGCCGGTGGTGAAGGTGGTGCAGGAGCAGTTCGGGATCGTGCACGGCATGATCACCACCATTCACGACATCACCAACACCCAGGTGCCGATCGATGCGTTCAAAAGCGATTGGCGCCGCGCCCGCTCTGGTCTCAGCTCCCTGATTCCCACCACCACCGGGTCGGCGAAGGCGATCGCCATGATCTTCCCCGAGCTCCAGGGCAAGCTGAATGGTCATGCCGTGCGGGTGCCCTTACTCAACGGCTCTCTCACCGACGCTGTGTTTGAACTCCAGCGCGATGTGACCGTGGCAGAGGTGAATGGTGCTTTCCAAGCCGCTGCTGAAGGGCCCCTCAAGGGAATCCTCGGCTACGAGGAGCGCCCCCTGGTGTCGTGCGATTACACCAACGACAGCCGCAGTTCGATCATCGATGCCCCCTCCACGATGGTGGTGGATGGCAACCAGCTGAAGGTGTTCGCCTGGTACGACAACGAATGGGGCTACAGCTGTCGCATGGCAGATCTCACCTGCCATCTGGTGGCGATGGAGGCGGCCTGATCGGTCATGACGCTCTCCAACCTGCAGCAATACGGCATCGTCACCGCCAATTACTGGGCCTTCACGCTCACCGATGGCGCCCTGCGCATGCTCGTGGTGTTTCACTTCCACGCCTTGGGCTACTCCACCTTGGAGATCGCCTTTCTGTTTCTCTTCTATGAATTCTTCGGGGTGCTCACCAATCTCTTCGGTGGTTGGATCGGCGCCCGCTATGGCCTCCGCCTCACCCTCTGGGTGGGCACGTTGTTGCAGATCCTGGCTCTGTTGATGCTGGTGCCCGTGGCGGCCAGCTGGCCGAAGCTGTTCAGCGTGATCTACGTGATGGTGGCCCAGGCGATCAGTGGAATCGCCAAGGATCTGAACAAGATGAGTGCCAAGAGCGCCATCAAAACGGTGGTGCCCGAAACGCCCGACGACACGGAGCGGGGCGACCACCAGTTGTTCCGTTGGGTGGCCATCCTCACGGGATCGAAGAACGCCCTCAAGGGGGTGGGGTTCTTTCTCGGTGGTGTGTTGCTCACCGCCTTGAGTTTCAATCAGGCTGTCGCCTGGATGGCGGCGGGCCTGGCCGTGGCCTTTGTGCTCACCCTGGTGCTGCCTGGTGAGATCGGCAAGATGAAGGCGAAGCCGGCATTTTCGTCGTTGTTCTCCAAGTCGGAGGGCATCAACATCCTCTCTCTGGCGCGGTTCTTTCTGTTCGGAGCGCGGGATGTGTGGTTTGTGGTTGCCCTGCCCGTGTTTCTTGAGGCGTCTCTCGGCTGGGGCTTCTGGGAGATCGGTGGCTTTCTCGGTCTCTGGGTGATCGGGTACGGGATCGTCCAGGGCACGGCCCCCAGTCTGCGCCGTCTCTGGGGGCAGACCGCCAGCCCCGGTGTGTCGGCCGTGCAGTTCTGGAGTGGACTGCTCACTGCGATCCCTGCCCTGATTGCAGTGGCGCTCTGGCGTGAGGCTGATGTGACCATCGCGATCGTGGCCGGGTTAGCCGCCTTCGGGGTGGTATTTGCGATGAATTCGTCGATTCACTCCTACATGGTGCTGGCCTACACCGATGCGGAGAGCGTCAGCCTCAACGTGGGCTTCTATTACATGGCCAATGCGGCGGGTCGCCTCGTGGGCACCCTGCTTTCCGGTGCGGTGTTTCTGATCGGCGGAACGCCATCGTCGGGCATGCAGGCCTGTCTGTGGTGTTCCTCGTTGCTGGTGCTGCTCTCCTGGCTCAGCAGCCTTCGCCTGCCCCCTGCCAGAACCAGGGCCACTGTGCCCGCGTAGCTTGAAGCCCTGATCCCTCACCCGCCTGAGCGGGTTCGCCTGCACCATGCCCCATCCCGCCCGTCTTGCCGCTTTGCAGGCCATCCAGCAGCGACAGCCGCTGGCCTGTGAGGCCACACCACCGCTGGCGAAGATCTGGGCCAGTGATGTGTTCACCCTGGGGCGGATGAAGAACGCCTTGCCCAAGGAGGCCTACAAGGCGGTCCGCAAGGTGATTCGCGATGGCGGCAAGCTCGACCTCGACGTGGCCGATGTGGTGGCCCAAGCGATGAAGGATTGGGCTGTGGCCCAGGGCGCCCACTATTACGCCCATGTGTTCTATCCGCTCACCAATTCCACTGCGGAGAAGCACGACGGTTTCATTAGCCCCCAGGGTGACGGCGATGCCATCCACGAATTCTCCGGCAAGTTGCTGGTGCAGGGTGAACCGGATGGATCCTCGTTCCCCAACGGCGGCATTCGCTCCACCTTTGAAGCCCGCGGTTATACCGCCTGGGACATCACGAGCCCGGCCTATCTGATGCGCACCCCGAACGGGGTGACCCTGTGTATTCCCACCGTGTTCGTGAGCTGGACCGGTGAAGCCCTCGACAAAAAAACACCCCTGCTGCGCTCCAACGCCGCCATGAACCGGCAGGCCCAGCGGCTGCTCCGCATCCTCGGCAACCAGGAGGTGGCTCCGGTGAACAGCTCCTGTGGCGCCGAACAGGAGTATTTCCTCGTGGATACCCAGTTCGCGACGCTGCGGCCCGATTTGCTCCTCGCCGGGCGCACTCTCTTCGGGGCGCCTTCACCGAAGGGGCAGCAATTTGATGATCACTATTTCGGGGCGATCCCGGAGCGGGTGCAGGTGTTCATGCAAGACGTGGAGCAGCAGCTCTATCGCCTCGGCATTCCGGCTAAGACCCGCCACAACGAGGTGGCGCCGGGGCAGTTCGAGATCGCGCCCGTCCATGAAGCCGCCAATGTGGCCACCGACCACCAGCAACTGATCATGACCGTGCTCAAAGGCACGGCGAAACGCCATGGCTTCACCTGCCTGCTGCACGAAAAACCCTTCGCCGGCATTAATGGCTCCGGCAAGCATGTGAACTGGTCAGTGGGGAACAGCACCCAGGGTAATCTGCTTGATCCAGGTCATACCCCCCACGACAATCTGCAGTTCCTGCTCTTCTGCGCCGCGGTGATTCGCGGCGTGCACCGCAACGGTCCCTTGCTGCGCGCTGTGGTTGCCACCGCCGGCAATGATCACCGCCTCGGGGCGAACGAAGCGCCACCGGCGATCATCTCGGTGTATCTTGGTCAGCAACTGGAGCAGGTGTTCCAGCAGATCCAGCGTGGCGAAGCCACCGGCAGCGCCAGTGGCGGCGTGATGCGGTTGGGGGTCGACACCCTGCCCGAGTTCCCGAAAGACGCCGGAGACCGCAACCGCACCTCTCCTTTCGCCTTCACCGGCAACCGTTTCGAGTTCCGCGCCGTCGGCTCCGGCCAGTCCGTCGCTGGCCCGCTGGTGGCGATGAACACGGTGCTGGCTGATTCCCTCGAGTGGATTAGCGATCGCCTCGAGGCGGAGATGGCTTCAGGTCAGACCCTGGAACAGGCTGCCGCCGCCGTGCTCAAGCAGGTGATGGATCTGCATGGTGCGGCTGTGTTCGGGGGCGATGGTTATTCCGACGCCTGGCATCGGGAAGCGACCGAGCAGCGCGGATTGGAGAACCTCCGCAACACGGCGGAGGCCCTGCCCGTGCTCCGCCGTGATGACGTGCGCGAGCTCTTCCAGCGCCAGGCGGTGATCAGCCCGGTGGAACTGGAGAGTCGTTATGAGGTGTACGGCGAGCAGTATGTGCTGGCCATTGAGGTGGAGGCCCGCGTCGCCCTTTCGATGGTGCGCACCCAGATCAGCCCGGCGGTGGACAAACAGATCAGCAGCCTGGCGCGCAGCCTTCAGCAGCAGCACGCCCTCGGTCTCCAGCCTGATCAGCGCCGTTTGCACCAGCTCAGTGAACTGCAACAACAAATGGAGGAGCACAGCCTGGCCCTGGAGGGCGAGCTGGATCAGTTGCACCACGGCGACACCGCCGCCTCGATGCACGAGTGCGCCCAGGTGATCCTGCCCCGTTTGGCTCAACTGCGTGAGGCGGTGGATGGCCTGGAGGCCAGGGTTGATGACGATCGCTGGCCGCTGCCCTCCTATCGCGAGATGCTGTTCGTGCGTTGAGCGCGTTGCTGTGAGGCAAGCCAGGCAAGCCATCGCGGTGGCGTTCGGGTTGGCGGTGTGCACCGTCAGCCCTGCAGTGCTGGCCCAGTCGGGGGCTGTCGCACCACAAAAGTCCGTTCAGGTTCTGGCGGTCAACAACGGCCAGGAGTTATTGGTGGAGATCGATGGCCAGGGCCGCACCCTGCGTCTCAGTTGTTTGCAGGCCCCCAGGCCCCAGCAGCAACCCTGGGCCGAGCAGGCGACCGTGGCCCTTGCCAAGGAGGCCCCGGTGGGCAGCCGCTGGCAATTCCAGCTGCGCGCGCGCGATGTGTATGGGCGCCTGGTGGGCACCCTGCAGCGCAATGGGCAGGATCTGGCGGCACCCTTGCTGCGCCAGGGGCGCGTGTTTGCCTACGACGGTTTTCTGGGCCGCTGTGACGATCTGCCTTACGCCCGCTGGCAGCGGGAGGCGGCGGCGCAACGGCTCGGGGTGTGGAGTGTGCCGGGAGGGATCACGCGGCCTTGGGACCAACGGGAGCAGACCGCTGCAGCCGAGCGTTTGGCGCCCTGATCCAGCCGTTACCGCCAACGGTGTGCAATCGCACAGCATCGGTCCTCGCTGGCTGAGTGAATGGATGGATTGACTGATCCGCCATGTCCTACGAACCCGGCAGCACCGATTGCCGTCTTTTGATTGATGCCAAGCAACATCTCGAGGAGGCGATCCGCACTCTCAGCGGTCTGCCCCACACCGACCACATTCAGCGTCAGTTGAAAGCGGTGTACAGACAGCTGGAGGGGATGCATGATCTCAAGCGTGCCGGTGGCGCCGGCATCTCCCTTCGCAACGCTGACTGGTGTTCCGCAACGACCAACGCCCTGCCTGGCTGAATTGGCTGTTCCTGGCGATCTTCCTCTGGAGTTCCTGGCAGCTGGCCGGCTTCTGGTTTGCCCAGCTGCATGGCTGATGCACAACGACAGTCCCGTTAGGGTCGGGCCCAGCTGCGTTTCCGCTCCATGCAACGTGTCCAAGCTGTCGCCTGGTTGCTCACCGCTGCTGCAGGTTTCAGTGTTGCGGCTTCTTCTGTCCAAGCGCAGAGCTTCAATCCGGCGGCTGCCGGTCGTGCGATCGGTCAATCCGCCGCGGCCAACTGGTGCAGTGGTGAGGCGATCAAGCCCGCTGTGGTCACGGCCGTGGCCAGCTATGTCGCCGACACCAACCCTCCCACCGGCGCCCTCAGTGATGCCGCCATGTTGGAGATGGGCGGGGAGATTGTGCTCGCTGGTCTCGGTTATGTGTTCTGCAACTGCCCGGATCGGGCCGCCTCGGTGTTTCGTGCCCTCGGCGGTGATCTGGAGCGGCTGGCTGGTCAGCTCGATGTCGACATCAACAAGGTTCTGGGCAACTGAGCCAGGCTGACCAGCCCTTGATCGCCTCAGTCGCTATAGACGTTGAGGAGGCCCTGCTCGGTCACGAAGTAGGTGCCCTCCTCGTCGGTGTAGCGGCGCACCACGGCACCGCTGGCGTCCACGTAGCCACCGGAACCGTCGGCACTAAAGCTGAAGCGCTCCTCAGCCACGCTCACCTGCGTTGTTGTGGGTGTCTGGGACCACTGGCAGCGCTCCTGCAGGATGTTGCCACCGTTGAGCGGAAACCAGGAGCAGCGGGGCCCATCAGCATCGGCCCGGACCGAGGCACCAAGACCGATCAGGGCGAGGCTGCTGATCAGGGCTACACCCGCGCAGCGGCTGACTCGATGTCGCGTCATCATCGATCGAAGGTTCAGCTGTAAGGGTATGCGTTGGGAACAAAAAATTGCTCATTGATCGGTGGCCGCACGTAGTCGCCCTGCTCCGGGCGGGGAGGCAGTTCGATCGCAGGGGGGGTCATGTCGTCCCAGGGCACCTTGCTGAGCACATGGCGCAGACAGTTGAGCCGGGCCCGCCGTTTGTCATCGGCCTCCACGGTGAACCAGGGGGCTTCCGGGATGTTGGTGTGGGCGAACATTTCATCTTTCGCCCGTGAGAATTCCACCCAGCGGTTGCGCGCTTCTAGATCCATCGGGCTCAGCTTCCAGCGCCGGGTCGGGTCATCGATTCGCGACTGAAATCGTGCTTCCTGCTCCTTGTCGCTCACGGAGAACCAGTACTTGAGCAGCAAGATGCCGCTGCGCACGATCATCCGCTCGAACTGGGGGCACGCCTCCATGAATTG is a genomic window containing:
- a CDS encoding ArsJ-associated glyceraldehyde-3-phosphate dehydrogenase; this translates as MRIGINGFGRIGRLVFRALWGRPGIEIVHVNDPAGDAPTAAHLIEFDSVHGRWDRSLNAEASGFSVDGQAVGWSQERAITAVPWREQGVEMVLEASGKIKTPEALQPYVDAIGLKRVVVACPVKGVVAGAEALNIVFGINHHLYDPARHRLVTAASCTTNCLAPVVKVVQEQFGIVHGMITTIHDITNTQVPIDAFKSDWRRARSGLSSLIPTTTGSAKAIAMIFPELQGKLNGHAVRVPLLNGSLTDAVFELQRDVTVAEVNGAFQAAAEGPLKGILGYEERPLVSCDYTNDSRSSIIDAPSTMVVDGNQLKVFAWYDNEWGYSCRMADLTCHLVAMEAA
- the arsJ gene encoding organoarsenical effux MFS transporter ArsJ, which gives rise to MTLSNLQQYGIVTANYWAFTLTDGALRMLVVFHFHALGYSTLEIAFLFLFYEFFGVLTNLFGGWIGARYGLRLTLWVGTLLQILALLMLVPVAASWPKLFSVIYVMVAQAISGIAKDLNKMSAKSAIKTVVPETPDDTERGDHQLFRWVAILTGSKNALKGVGFFLGGVLLTALSFNQAVAWMAAGLAVAFVLTLVLPGEIGKMKAKPAFSSLFSKSEGINILSLARFFLFGARDVWFVVALPVFLEASLGWGFWEIGGFLGLWVIGYGIVQGTAPSLRRLWGQTASPGVSAVQFWSGLLTAIPALIAVALWREADVTIAIVAGLAAFGVVFAMNSSIHSYMVLAYTDAESVSLNVGFYYMANAAGRLVGTLLSGAVFLIGGTPSSGMQACLWCSSLLVLLSWLSSLRLPPARTRATVPA
- a CDS encoding glutamine synthetase III, which gives rise to MPHPARLAALQAIQQRQPLACEATPPLAKIWASDVFTLGRMKNALPKEAYKAVRKVIRDGGKLDLDVADVVAQAMKDWAVAQGAHYYAHVFYPLTNSTAEKHDGFISPQGDGDAIHEFSGKLLVQGEPDGSSFPNGGIRSTFEARGYTAWDITSPAYLMRTPNGVTLCIPTVFVSWTGEALDKKTPLLRSNAAMNRQAQRLLRILGNQEVAPVNSSCGAEQEYFLVDTQFATLRPDLLLAGRTLFGAPSPKGQQFDDHYFGAIPERVQVFMQDVEQQLYRLGIPAKTRHNEVAPGQFEIAPVHEAANVATDHQQLIMTVLKGTAKRHGFTCLLHEKPFAGINGSGKHVNWSVGNSTQGNLLDPGHTPHDNLQFLLFCAAVIRGVHRNGPLLRAVVATAGNDHRLGANEAPPAIISVYLGQQLEQVFQQIQRGEATGSASGGVMRLGVDTLPEFPKDAGDRNRTSPFAFTGNRFEFRAVGSGQSVAGPLVAMNTVLADSLEWISDRLEAEMASGQTLEQAAAAVLKQVMDLHGAAVFGGDGYSDAWHREATEQRGLENLRNTAEALPVLRRDDVRELFQRQAVISPVELESRYEVYGEQYVLAIEVEARVALSMVRTQISPAVDKQISSLARSLQQQHALGLQPDQRRLHQLSELQQQMEEHSLALEGELDQLHHGDTAASMHECAQVILPRLAQLREAVDGLEARVDDDRWPLPSYREMLFVR
- a CDS encoding thermonuclease family protein → MRQARQAIAVAFGLAVCTVSPAVLAQSGAVAPQKSVQVLAVNNGQELLVEIDGQGRTLRLSCLQAPRPQQQPWAEQATVALAKEAPVGSRWQFQLRARDVYGRLVGTLQRNGQDLAAPLLRQGRVFAYDGFLGRCDDLPYARWQREAAAQRLGVWSVPGGITRPWDQREQTAAAERLAP